A window of Flavobacterium flavigenum contains these coding sequences:
- a CDS encoding TonB-dependent receptor — MKFTYLIVLLTFFGISQAQNAKITGKIISENNEVVSYASISIKSPKKNAISDDKGNFEITNLSPGFYTVYFSAMGFSALEKTIELHENENAEVSILLQKNINTLQAVEITGRKEKSYKNTKSFIGAKTEIALKDLPQAVSYATKELIADQGTIRVGEIVKNFSGVSQFTFYDDISIRGFRINGGSNTQLLNGMRTSTGFWKQPLANYLERVEVLKGPSSALFGNASPGGVINRVTKKPLDQAANSVSFSTGSFNTLRALADFTGPLTEDKSLLYRLNLGYENANSFRDLQFDKNIVLAPSLSFLPNDKTSVNFDLIYTSSKSILDRGQSTYEDNLYSTKISNSLNSTNDYLNEETYIVTTSLNHQFTDRLSFSASYIRTGYNEDLLEHRGANKYASAGDGSTISTAIEMQVFQRKRKRYIDNLSAFLKYQAKTGIFDHNLIAGYDYAQENVPPGGSQLQASGYRNAANTGFIATYNPNNKSAYLLDSKGNPVPNVAHFDLTNPSGSQQLKDMSKYFYTVRAYDPTYYSLYGVYFQDHVKFGAFQALIGVRYDEYTDKENYKKDSEKKVKQHSFLPRFGLTYTLNPNINLYGTYVKGYNPQLASSLSNPNAGGPFDPLESNMVEFGGKSSWFKERLFVTVALFKIQQKNTLYPANDTTNPDLMRAIGEEESKGIEIDVNGSITRNWSISAAYSYNEAYITESPEATEIGRQKPNTPVQQGNIWTRYNFTNGVLKDFGIAMGSNFVTTRNLSQTITQTIPGYTLFNAALYYNINKFKIQLNANNITNKTYWVGGYDYIRLFPGAPSNWLLTLGYSF, encoded by the coding sequence ATGAAGTTTACTTATTTAATAGTGCTGCTTACCTTTTTTGGTATTAGTCAGGCACAAAATGCAAAAATTACAGGAAAGATAATTTCCGAAAATAATGAAGTTGTTTCCTATGCTTCTATATCGATTAAAAGTCCTAAAAAAAATGCCATTTCTGATGATAAAGGTAATTTTGAAATTACTAATCTATCCCCTGGATTTTATACTGTTTATTTTTCGGCAATGGGATTTTCTGCTTTAGAAAAAACAATCGAGCTGCATGAAAATGAAAATGCAGAAGTTTCTATATTATTACAGAAAAACATTAATACATTGCAGGCAGTGGAAATTACAGGACGAAAAGAGAAATCTTATAAAAACACCAAATCTTTTATTGGAGCCAAAACTGAAATTGCCTTAAAAGATTTACCTCAGGCAGTTTCTTATGCTACAAAAGAGTTAATTGCAGATCAGGGTACCATTCGCGTAGGCGAGATTGTGAAAAATTTCAGCGGGGTAAGCCAGTTTACTTTTTACGATGATATTTCGATTAGAGGATTTCGTATCAATGGAGGAAGTAATACACAATTATTAAACGGAATGCGAACCTCAACAGGTTTTTGGAAACAGCCGCTTGCCAATTACTTAGAACGTGTTGAAGTTTTAAAAGGTCCGTCTTCAGCTTTATTTGGAAATGCTTCTCCGGGAGGAGTTATAAACCGTGTCACAAAGAAACCTTTAGATCAGGCGGCCAACAGCGTTAGTTTCTCTACAGGTAGTTTTAATACGTTAAGAGCCCTTGCCGATTTTACTGGTCCGCTTACTGAAGACAAGTCTCTTTTATACCGTCTGAATCTTGGGTATGAGAATGCTAATTCCTTTAGAGATTTACAATTTGATAAAAATATCGTGTTAGCCCCATCTTTGTCTTTTTTGCCTAATGATAAAACAAGCGTCAATTTTGATTTGATTTATACGTCATCAAAAAGTATTCTTGATCGTGGTCAGTCTACCTATGAAGATAATTTGTATTCGACAAAGATTTCCAACTCTTTGAATTCGACAAACGATTATTTAAATGAGGAAACCTACATCGTAACAACTTCACTAAACCATCAATTTACAGATCGTTTATCTTTTTCAGCTTCCTACATACGCACAGGTTATAACGAAGATCTGCTTGAACACCGAGGTGCTAATAAATATGCCTCTGCAGGTGATGGAAGCACAATTTCAACAGCAATTGAAATGCAGGTTTTTCAACGTAAGCGTAAACGTTATATCGATAACCTTTCTGCTTTTTTAAAGTATCAGGCTAAAACCGGAATTTTCGATCATAATCTGATTGCCGGTTACGATTATGCACAGGAAAATGTTCCTCCGGGAGGTTCTCAACTGCAGGCTTCCGGATACAGAAATGCTGCCAACACAGGATTTATCGCAACATATAATCCTAATAACAAAAGTGCTTATTTATTAGACTCTAAAGGAAATCCTGTACCAAACGTAGCACATTTTGACTTAACAAATCCATCAGGATCTCAGCAATTAAAAGACATGAGCAAATATTTTTATACCGTTCGCGCCTATGATCCTACTTATTACTCTTTGTATGGGGTATATTTTCAGGATCATGTAAAATTTGGAGCTTTTCAGGCATTAATCGGAGTTCGTTACGATGAGTATACCGATAAAGAGAATTATAAAAAAGATTCAGAGAAAAAAGTAAAACAGCATTCTTTTTTACCGCGTTTTGGTTTGACCTATACACTTAATCCAAACATTAATCTTTATGGGACTTATGTTAAAGGATATAATCCGCAATTAGCTTCTTCGCTATCAAATCCAAATGCAGGAGGTCCTTTTGATCCTTTAGAAAGTAATATGGTTGAATTTGGAGGAAAATCTTCCTGGTTTAAGGAAAGGCTTTTCGTAACTGTAGCTTTATTTAAAATTCAGCAGAAAAACACCTTGTATCCGGCGAATGATACTACAAATCCGGATTTAATGCGGGCTATTGGAGAAGAAGAATCTAAAGGTATTGAGATTGATGTAAACGGAAGTATAACAAGAAACTGGAGCATCTCGGCAGCCTATTCTTATAATGAAGCGTATATAACAGAAAGTCCGGAAGCAACCGAAATTGGAAGACAAAAGCCTAACACACCCGTTCAGCAGGGCAATATCTGGACGCGTTACAATTTTACCAATGGTGTACTTAAAGATTTTGGAATCGCAATGGGATCTAACTTTGTAACAACCCGAAATTTAAGTCAGACCATAACACAAACAATTCCAGGCTACACATTATTTAATGCTGCTTTGTATTATAATATTAATAAGTTTAAAATACAGTTGAATGCCAACAATATAACCAATAAAACGTATTGGGTTGGCGGTTATGACTATATTCGGTTGTTCCCCGGAGCACCATCAAATTGGCTCTTGACACTTGGGTACTCATTTTAA